One region of Paenibacillus polymyxa M1 genomic DNA includes:
- a CDS encoding THUMP domain-containing class I SAM-dependent RNA methyltransferase yields the protein MTQLQLIATAPMGLEAVVARELRELGYTDLTVENGRVVFSGDYKDICRCNLWLRTSDRVLIKMGEFAATTFDELFEGTKALPWQDWIPVDGEFPVEGRSHKSQLSSVPASQGIVKKAIVEKLKETYHTDWFAEDGPRYVIEVILLNDRALITLDTTGPGLHKRGYRKLVTEAPLKETMASALIQLSRWSPDRPFYDPCCGSGTLLVEAAMQAWNIAPGLRRTFNSEDWPVIGRELWNQARDEAMDLTRDDIPFEIAGSDIDPSAIQVAEAAVKAAGFAKDISLKVLPASKVRLEGQYGVMITNPPYGERLSEQAEVEKLIRTLARTAAEMKTWSFFAISSTKQFEHYWGRKADKRRKLFNGRIECQYYQYLGPLPPRRKDTSPLQS from the coding sequence ATGACTCAACTGCAACTAATTGCAACTGCGCCGATGGGACTGGAAGCCGTTGTGGCCCGAGAACTCAGAGAACTGGGGTACACGGATCTGACCGTCGAGAATGGCCGCGTCGTTTTTTCCGGAGATTATAAGGATATATGCCGATGCAACCTGTGGCTTCGCACATCTGACCGCGTTCTTATTAAAATGGGCGAATTTGCTGCAACTACCTTCGACGAGCTGTTTGAGGGTACCAAAGCATTGCCTTGGCAGGATTGGATTCCTGTAGATGGTGAATTTCCCGTAGAGGGACGTTCACACAAATCACAGCTTAGTAGCGTACCAGCCAGTCAAGGAATCGTCAAGAAGGCGATTGTAGAAAAGCTTAAGGAAACCTACCATACAGACTGGTTTGCTGAAGATGGTCCTCGTTACGTCATTGAGGTCATCCTATTGAATGACCGTGCGCTGATAACGCTGGACACAACTGGTCCAGGACTGCACAAACGAGGCTACCGCAAGCTTGTTACAGAGGCGCCTCTCAAAGAAACAATGGCTTCCGCTCTTATTCAGCTTAGTCGGTGGAGCCCGGATCGACCATTCTATGACCCATGTTGCGGTTCCGGTACTTTATTGGTCGAAGCTGCTATGCAAGCCTGGAACATTGCTCCAGGCCTGAGACGTACCTTTAACTCGGAAGACTGGCCTGTCATTGGCAGAGAATTATGGAATCAGGCTCGCGACGAGGCGATGGATCTGACTCGTGATGACATTCCTTTTGAGATTGCAGGTAGCGATATCGACCCTAGCGCTATACAAGTTGCTGAAGCAGCTGTAAAGGCAGCAGGCTTTGCTAAAGACATCTCACTAAAGGTGCTGCCTGCCAGCAAGGTTAGACTTGAGGGCCAGTATGGTGTGATGATTACAAATCCACCTTACGGCGAAAGACTGAGCGAGCAAGCCGAGGTGGAAAAGCTGATCCGTACACTTGCACGCACGGCAGCCGAAATGAAGACTTGGTCCTTCTTTGCCATCAGCTCCACCAAGCAATTTGAGCATTATTGGGGCCGCAAAGCCGATAAGCGCCGTAAGCTGTTTAACGGCCGAATTGAATGCCAATACTATCAGTATCTGGGTCCTCTGCCTCCGCGCCGCAAAGATACTTCACCGTTGCAGTCCTAA